A genome region from Prionailurus bengalensis isolate Pbe53 chromosome B4, Fcat_Pben_1.1_paternal_pri, whole genome shotgun sequence includes the following:
- the LOC122473692 gene encoding uncharacterized protein LOC122473692 yields MLLPLLGACAVVGPFQGPEWEPVQGLLSEDRSCRDPRCCGNLLVLCLFLIWQVQSCWHRVTRTHPSTRKVIKMPPQKWAVPSTRHDTYLRLTPEFFFSPGDFRGLDAHVQQRSQKKMYEHRRSLQESWTRYLVSWQHPCQAPPWDFHTPSDPIFCTTSFSSTCMLPQNSAREARPVPWCLSEEQSRLICRPPSPSLDMYQRMEQLFVHSQEELVPLELVVSMRSHLTPMTLATSLSNLLSSQRVHFCSGEFLPGPSNQVGVSPWKSWVCPQEAWALGTENQVLGREDSRETQAVGWGNWTESSREDAREIQAAGRQLPVNSEMEDDAETKVLEWRSQRLVISKTDGDILTPGPKSQDQMGIENRAKIQELENRNKREAEGENPPETQAHTAENQEHLRCKADAETQTPKWGNQDKSRNEDAVETQAFEKNKKEARGEDEGGTHTQGLGKQGQTRSENGKEAQVSGWGKQDKIRDDTGIEIQAQERRNKAQIGGENAVRTQVSGRENLGEVKREEGVETQALGWRKQECNGSENVTEIQTLGREKQDQGGSEKAGKIQASLVGAPIVLTVMPKWPVLKKSQKLLLESLMRRKIAHLKWGLPQRILESHLLFNLLGPCPLPLAGRPSLDGDRALASPWACAAALAPTSPSGVRGGVSFKCACAQAARDPVLLR; encoded by the exons ATGTTGCTGCCACTGCTGGGCGCCTGTGCTGTGGTGGGACCGTTCCAGGGCCCTGAGTGGGAGCCAGTGCAGGGCCTACTTTCTGAGGATCGCAGCTGCAGGGACCCTCGGTGCTGTGGcaacctgcttgtgctctgcctctttctgatCTGGCAGGTCCAGAGCTGTTGGCACCGGGTCACCAGGACTCACCCCAGCACGAGGAAGGTCATCAAG ATGCCACCGCAGAAGTGGGCGGTGCCCTCCACGAGACATGACACTTATTTGAGGCTGACCCCTGAATTCTTCTTCAGTCCTGGAGATTTCCGTGGCCTGGATGCTCACGTCCAACAACGGTCACAAAAGAAGATGTATGAACACCGGAGGAGCCTCCAGGAATCATGGACCCGATACCTGGTCTCTTGGCAGCACCCGTGTCAGGCCCCACCTTGGGATTTCCACACTCCTTCTGATCCCATCTTTTGCACCACCTCTTTTTCAAGCACCTGTATGCTCCCTCAGAACAGTGCTCGGGAAGCACGGCCGGTACCCTGGTGTCTCAGTGAAGAGCAGTCTCGCCTGATTTGCAGACCACCATCCCCTTCCCTGGACATGTACCAAAGGATGGAGCAGCTGTTTGTCCACTCCCAGGAAGAACTGGTGCCACTGGAGCTTGTTGTTAGCATGAGGTCCCACCTCACACCCATGACGTTAGCCACCTCTCTCTCAAACCTCCTTTCATCTCAGAGGGTGCATTTCTGCTCCGGAGAGTTCCTGCCGGGTCCTTCCAACCAAGTGGGAGTGTCCCCCTGGAAGTCCTGGGTCTGCCCACAAGAGGCCTGGGCACTAGGGACAGAAAACCAGGTGCTAGGCAGAGAGGATAGTAGAGAGACCCAGGCTGTAGGGTGGGGGAACTGGACAGAGAGCAGTAGGGAGGATGCTCGGGAGATCCAGGCAGCTGGAAGGCAGCTCCCAGTGAACTCTGAGATGGAGGATGATGCAGAGACCAAGGTCCTGGAGTGGAGAAGCCAGAGACTAGTAATAAGTAAGACTGATGGAGATATCCTGACACCAGGGCCAAAGAGCCAGGACCAGATGGGAATTGAGAATAGAGCTAAAATTCAGGAACTAGAGAATAGAAACAAGAGGGAGGCTGAGGGTGAGAATCCTCCTGAAACCCAAGCACATACAGCAGAGAACCAGGAACATTTAAGATGTAAAGCTGATGCAGAGACTCAAACACCAAAGTGGGGGAACCAGGATAAGAGTAGAAATGAGGATGCTGTAGAGACCCAGGCATTTGAGAAGAACAAGAAAGAGGCCAGAGGAGAGGATGAAGGAGGGACCCACACCCAAGGATTGGGGAAGCAGGGCCAGACTAGAAGTGAGAATGGTAAGGAGGCCCAGGTTTCAGGGTGGGGAAAGCAAGACAAGATTAGAGATGATACTGGTATAGAAATTCAGGCACAAGAGAGGAGAAACAAGGCCCAGATTGGAGGTGAGAATGCTGTGCGAACCCAGGTATCTGGGAGGGAGAACCTGGGAGAAGTAAAAAGAGAGGAGGGTGTGGAGACCCAGGCCCTGGGGTGGAGAAAACAGGAATGCAACGGAAGTGAGAATGTTACAGAGATCCAGACCCTAGGGCGGGAGAAGCAGGATCAAGGTGGAAGTGAGAAAGCTGGGAAGATCCAAGCAT CTCTGGTGGGTGCTCCCATTGTCCTCACTGTCATGCCCAAGTGGCCAGTCCTCAAAAAGAGCCAAAAACTCCTCCTGGAGTCCCTCATGCGACGGAAGATTGCACACCTGAAATGGGGCCTCCCCCAGCGGATCCTGGAGTCCCATTTGCTCTTTAACTTGTTAGGACCTTGCCCACTGCCCCTTGCTGGG